The Paenibacillus amylolyticus genome contains the following window.
GGGACGAAGCTGACCCTGAGGTTACGGCTGCCCTCGCTGCATGGCTTGAAGTAGAGTATCCTGATGCTGAGGTAGAGGTACATCGTGGAGGACAGCCAGTGTACTACTATTTGTTCTCCGTAGAGTCCTAATAAAGGTTGTTCAAATCGTCTCTTGTTGACTGTTTGAACAGGTGCCAACAGCACTCTGGCGAAGAGGAGGAGAGTCATGAGCCACAAGGTTGCGATCGTAACAGACAGTACGGCGGATATTCCCGAAGAACTCATCCGCAAATACGGGATTCATATTGTTCCGTTGCGGGTTCTATTCGGTGAAGAAACTTATGCAGATGGCGTTGATCTGACTTCGGAACAGTTCTACGAAAAATTGAAGAAGGTTTCTGTGTTGCCTACAACTTCACAGCCTTCTCCAACCGATTTCATGAATGTATATCAAGCACTGCTTGATGAGAACCCGGAGCGCCCGATTGTATCCATCCACCTGTCATCCGGCATGAGTGGTACCTATCAATCGGCTATGCTTGGCAAGTCTTTGCTGGAGCGTGAAGGTGACATCACCGTGCTGGATTCGAAGTCGGCATCGTATGGATACGGTCTAATGGTGGTACAGGCTGCTGAACTTGCCGAACAGGGCAAGTCAGCGGTCGAAATCGCTGCTGCGATTGAAGGGATGCAGCAATCTCGCAAATTATTCTTTCTCGTGGATACTCTGGAGTATCTGCAAAAGGGCGGTCGAATTGGCAAAGCTTCAGCCATCTTGGGAACGTTGCTTAACATTAAGCCGATCCTGTCTATTGATGAAGAAGGCGTGATCTACGCAGTTGAGAAAGTCAGAGGTCATAAAAAAGCAATGGCACGCATTATTGAGCTGTTCCAGAAGGATCTTGCAGGCAAACGGGTTAACCTGGCGGTAGGTCATACCGCTGACCCGGGATCAGCAATCGCTTGTGCAGAGCAGCTGCGTGGTCATTTTACACTGAATGAAGTGATCTATACCAATATTGGCGCCGTCATCGGCAGTCATGTTGGACCTGGTGTCATTGCGATCTTTATGTGGCCTGTTCCGGAATGAGGGATTCGACATGAAATTGGAAGAAATATCAGTTAAGCAAATTAACGGCGTGAGTGCTCTCAAAGAGGGAGAGCTTCACGCCTTTGGCATCTCTACTGTTAAAGACCTGCTGGAATACTATCCGTTCCGCTACGAGGATTATCGTCTGCGTTCGCTTAGTGAAGTGAAGGATGGGGACAAGATTACGGTCCAGGGACAAGTAATGGGCATTCCTGTATTGCAGCGTTACGGCAAAAAGTCACGTCTTACCTGTAAGATCATGACGGAAGAGTGGATGATTACTGCCACCTGGTTCAATCGCCATTTTCTCAAAGAACAGCTTACCCCCAATCGGGAGATTGTGATTACAGGAAAATGGGAACAAAAACGTATGCAGATGACGGTGACTGACTCGGAGTTCCCTGATAAAGGCGATGGGCGTTCAGGCACACTGCAACCGGTATATTCAGTAACCGGCAAGTTGACGCAGCAATGGATGCGGAAAACGATTAATCAGGGGTTAGTTCAATACGGAGATATGATTCCCGAGATTTTGCCCCAGTCGTTGATGAAGAAATACAGTTTGATGCCACGCAAACAAGCAATCGCGGGGATTCATCGTCCACAGGACAACCGGGAAGGTCAGCAGGCCAGACAGCGGATGGTGTATGAAGAGTTATTCCTGTTTCAGCTGAAAATGCAGGCGTATCGTGCGCTCAACCGGAATCGCATGGATGGCGTGGTACACACCACGGACAATACGACGATCCGTGAATTTGTACGCAGTTTGCCTTTTGAATTGACAGACGCTCAGAAAAAGGTGGAGCTTGAAATTCTGCATGATATGCGTTCGCCCTATGCGATGAATCGGTTATTGCAGGGTGATGTCGGATCAGGTAAAACGGTTATTGCGGCGATAGCGCTATACACGACTGTTCGCTCCGGTTTTCAAGGGGCCCTCATGGTGCCTACGGAGATTCTGGCGGAACAGCATACACGTTCACTGCAAAAGCTGTTTGAACCGTTTGGCGTAACCGTAGGACTGTTAACGGGCAGTGTAAATGGGCGTAAACGTAAAGATCTGATCGCATCATTGCAAATGGGCATGATTGATATTGTGGTGGGTACACACGCCCTGATTCAGGAAGATGTTTTCTTCCGTGATCTGGGCCTTGTGGTGACGGACGAGCAGCATCGCTTCGGGGTGAATCAGCGCAGCGTTTTGCGACGCAAAGGATATAATCCGGATGTGTTAACGATGACGGCTACGCCCATTCCACGGACACTCGCCATCACGGCTTTTGGGGATATTGAGGTATCCACGATCTCAGAGCGTCCGAAAGGACGGATTCCGATCTCTACCTATTGGGTTAAGCACGATATGATGGAGCGGGTGCTCGGGTTCATTTCCAGAGAAGTGGATCAGGGACGTCAGGCCTATCTAATCTGTCCGCTCATAGAAGAGTCGGAGAAGCTGGATGTTCAGAATGCGATTGATCTGCATGTGCAGATGCAGCAGAACTTTCCGAAATATCGTGTAGGACTGCTGCATGGACGAATGACGGCTGCGGAGAAGAAGAGATGATGCGCGATTTCTATAGCAATGATATTCAGCTGCTCGTCTCCACGACGGTTGTGGAGGTAGGGGTCGATGTGCCGAATGCAACGTTAATGGTCATTATGGATGCGGATCGTTTCGGTCTGTCCCAGCTGCATCAGCTTCGTGGTCGGGTGGGTCGTGGTGCCCATGCATCCTATTGTGTACTCATTGCTGATCCCAAGACAGAGGTTGGACAGGAACGCATGAAGGTCATGACAGAAACGGAGGATGGATTCGAGGTATCCCGGCGGGATCTGGATCTTCGGGGTCCGGGTGACTTCTTTGGTACAAAACAAAGCGGGTTGCCCGAGTTCCGTCTTGCCGACATGGTTGCCGATTTTGCTGTGCTGGAGCAAGCCAGAGATGATGTATCCCAGTTGATCTCGGAAGCGAACTTCTGGACATCTGTGGACTATGCACCTCTGCGTGATTACTTGCAGCAACAGCAAGTGTTCAAAGGCGATCTGATTGACTAAAACCTCCCATGATAACTGGTTTTTCGGTTGACCTTTGTAAAAAAAGACAAGTGTACAAGCCCTCCCGACATATGAATAAGAAGTGAGTTCATTACTTGGGAGGTGCTATACGTTTTGGGTTATCAACAATATGGAATTAGTCCGCAGCTGGTGGAGCGGATCAAATTAAAGATGAAGAATCCGGCAGTCAAAGAGCGTATCAAAAAATTGATTGATGGCGTGACCAAGTCTGATTTGCAGGATAAGGCCAAGGTCAGAAGACTGGTCAAGTCTTCCGCAGTCATTATGAATGAAAATTTCTCTGCGGCACAGGAGGAGCAGTTTGTTGCGTTTGTGCTTGCACAGAAGATTGATCCGAATAATACGTTTCATTTGATTAAGCTGTGGGGGATGTTTAGGTAGGGATTTGGATGTAATGTTGGGTGGGTTAAAGAGAGTTGTTTACATGGGGGCACTACGAGGGAAGTACCATCTTTCGATCGCTGTTATCCCCGGATTTTTTGGATTCCCTTTTCTAAAGGGTAAAATCCGGGGATAAAGGCGCACGCTACGCTTCTTCAGATTGGTTCTTCCCTCTCCGTTGTTGTGTAACTGGAAGTTCAGTTTATAGAACCAAATTACATCGAATGATTGTATGGTAATGTAAGAAGGGTGTTCCATGAGGTCATGTAGATGACATGATGGAACACCCCTTTTTGTGTGGTGGAGAGCAGTTGGGATGAAGACAGCCTTAGTTAAGCTTCAAATTGAAATTTTTATGTATTTTCTTTTGTTGTACTCTTTTTATCTTGGGAAGAGCTGATGAATATTAGAGTTATGATTAGAACTACAATGATAATGCTATTGGAAGGGAATTCTTTCAGGATGTAATCTTGCACAAGTAAGATCAGGATAGAGACAAATAAAATAATCTGCAGGACAAGCTTTGTTGAGCGATCAGGATCGTTGGATCGTCTGGAGACACCATATAGGATAAGGCATATTAGACTAAAAAGCAGAAGTGAACCCAGGAGTAAAATGGCAAGCATGCATGAACACCTTTCTGTAATTAATTTTTAGCCAATTGGAACAACATGACAAGTCATTAATTATATCATAGTAATTTCTGGATTTGTTGATTATATGGAAATATGAGGTGCTCATTGCCCTTTACATACGCCTCTTTTTGATTTTCACAGGATGTACTTTGCTTTCCTCCGGGGGAGCGGTAAACTGTTGCATACGACGAGTTGTATGAATCAGGCTTAATATATACATTTTGTGACGGAATGGCGTCACCATGCATGAGACATATATTTATTTTGGAGAGATGTGGAGGACATACGATTGGAAATGTTTACGATGCTGCTGGGTTTATTTGAACGGGCGGCGCTGCTGATTATATTTTTATTCTTTCTGTCGAGGGTGCCGAGATTCAGGCAGATTCTGCAAAAGGGGAAATTAAGGTGGCAGGAATCTATTGCGGTTACCTTGTTATTCTGTGCTTTTGCCATCTTCGGGACATATACGGGCATTAATGTGGAAGGTTCACTGGTGAATGTGCGGATCATCGCCGTGTTATCGGGTGGTATTTTGTTCGGAGCACCTGTGGGTATTATTACGGGGATAGTCTCCGGGGTGCATCGGTATTTGATCGATATGGATGGAATCACAGCCATACCGTGTCTCATCACAAGTATCCTGGCAGGTCTGGTCTCCGGCTATATACATAAGTACACACCCAAGTCCAAGCGATGGATTATCGGTATTGGTGCTGGAATGATCTGTGAAGCGCTCACAATGTTATTGATCCTGCTATTCTCCTATCCTGATCCACTGGGTGCCGATATTGTTTCGAAGATTGCGCTGCCCATGATTCTGGGTGAAGTCAATATTGGTCTGATTGTGCTTCTGGTGCAGAGTGTTGAAGGGGAAAAGGAAATGATTGCAGCTCGTCAGGCGAAGCTGGCACTGGAGATTGCGAACAAGACCTTACCGTATTTCCGTTCCATCGATGAGGATTCTCTGCGCAAAATCTGCCGGATTATTCAAGAGGATATTCAGGCTGATGCGGTTGCGATTACAGATACTCGGAATGTACTGGCTTATGTAGGATTTGGCGAGGAACGCTATCATATTGGCAATGAAATTATAAGTGAAATGACCAAGAAGACGATCTCCAGCGGGGAGATCACGATCAGTAATGATGTTATTGATGAAAAAACACCGGATATCCACTCGCTGTTAATCATTCCGCTCAAAGAACGAGGGGACATTACAGGTGCGCTCAAAATCTATTATCGCAAAGCGTACAAAATTACGTATCCTTTGCAAACGATGGCTGTAGGTCTGTCGCAGATCATCTCGACGCAGATGGAAGTATCGCGGGTAGAAGAGATTAAGGCCGCTGCCAACAAAGCTGAACTCCGCGCATTACAGACGACCATTCATCCTCATTTTCTGTTTAATGCGCTAAATGCCATTGCTTCGTCCATCCGCACCAAACCAGATCGTGCGAGGGAACTGATTGTGAATTTATCCGGTTACATGCGTTACAATCTGGAGCTGTCGGATGAGCTAATTGATATTCATAAGGAATTGGAGCAGGTCCGTAATTATGTAGAGATTGAGAAAGCCCGCTTCGGCAGCTGGCTGAATGTTATCTATGAGATTGATGAGGTCGCGGTGCATATTCCAAGTCTTGTCATCCAGCCGCTCGTCGAAAATGCAATTATTCATGGCATCCTCAAGGTGAAGGGACCTGGGACTGTTCGAATTCGGGTACAGGATTATCCAGAGTTTGTGCGAATCAGCGTTAGTGATACAGGAGCAGGTATTAGTGCAGATATTATTGAGCGCGTCTACCATGACCGTATGCCGGGTAACCAGATCGGGCTGTATAATGTGCATCGCCGGGTCAAGCTGATATACGGACAAGGTGTAACCATTACAAGGCTGGAACAAGGAACCGATATTTTATTTGATGTGCCCAAAGGAGATGTCGTAACAAGGTGATGGATCAATGAGAGCTCTTATTGTGGAAGACGAGATTCTGGCAAGCGAGGAATTGAATTATCTCATCCAGGAACATAGTCAGATTGAGGTGGTGGATCGCCTTGAAGACGGGCTGGACGTACTGAAATTTCTGCAGGAACAAGAAGTGGATGTCATTTTCCTCGATATCAATATTCCCTCGCTGGATGGCATGATGCTGGCCCATCATATTGGGAAGTTTGCAGCAAAACCCTATATTGTTTTTACTACGGCGTATAAGGAACATGCAGCAGAAGCCTTTGAACTGGAGGCATTCGATTATATTCTGAAGCCATATGACGAGAAGAGAATTGCTGCGATGCTCCATAAGCTGGAGATGGCTTTCAAGCGTGATCACACACCGACGGAGTCACATGTGCAGGATGGACCATCCCTTACGGCGGACGGATCTGCTGTTGTCCAGGGTGAACTGGTGCGGGATATGAATTCCCATACGGACAGAAGAATTAATTTGCTGCGGAATGACAATATTATTGTTACGGATACGGCAGATATCTACTATGCGGAAGCGCAAGAGAAAGTGACGAAGGTATATACCAAAAATGGGGAGTTCACCATGCCAGTGAGCATTTCGGATTTTCACAGCCGTCTGCCGCAGGACACGTTCTTTCGCTGCCACCGTTCGTATGTTGTAAATCTGTCGCAAATCCGTGAAATCGTGCCTTGGTTCAACAATACGTATCTGCTTCGCCTGCGTGATCTGGAGGCTGAAGTGCCAGTGAGTCGCGGGAAGGTCAAGGAATTCAGGCAACTCATGCGCATCTAGAAGCATTTCATTCCGCATCTGGTGCAACTCATGCTCAAAACGGTGTAATGAATCCCCTTTCATGTATGATTAGCTTGTGAACGCATTCATGTATATGACATCGGCAAAGGGGAGATCACGATGAAAGCAGCTATTTCATCCGCTTCATCAGCACCTACATCAACAAGTACACCTACAAAAATGAACCGTTGGCTTATTGTTCTGGGGACGATCATTGTACAAATGGGCCTTGGAACCATCTATACCTGGAGTTTATTTAATCAACCGCTGTCTGACCGTTTCGGATGGGACGTCAGCTCGGTCGCGATAACTTTTTCAATTACCAGTTTTGCTTTGGCATTCGCCACGTTGTTTGCAGGACGTTTGCAGGAACGTTGGGGTCTTCAGCGTCTGATTCGGGTAGCCGGGGTTGTGCTCGGGCTGGGTCTGATTCTGAGTTCCCAAGTCTCTTCGTTAACACTGCTGTACATTTTGGCTGGATTTGTTGTTGGTTTTGCAGATGGTACGGCGTACATTACGTCGTTGTCCAATCTGATTAAATGGTTCCCTGAGCGTAAAGGGCTGATCTCGGGAATCTCAGTCGGTGCCTTTGGTACAGGTAGTCTATTGTTTAAATATGTGAACTCGGCGTTGATTGGTGCTGTTGGTCCTGCTCAGGCATTTATGTATTGGGGCATTATCGTTCTGGTTCTGGTGGTTGCGGGATCATTCCTGATCCGTGAAGCCATTATTCGTGAACAGGCTCCGGCAAGCAAGGAAGGATCCAAACAAGTCGTGGCACGTCGTGATTATACAGTGAAAGAGATGCTGCGTACAAAAGAAGCGTATATGCTGTTTGTTATTTTCTTCACGGCATGTATGAGCGGCTTGTATCTGATCGGTATTGTCAAAGATATCGGTGTACAGCTTGCAGGTCTTGATGTAGCTACAGCTGCCAACGCAGTGGCCATGGTCGCGATCTTCAACACGGCAGGACGGATTATTCTGGGTGCATTGTCCGATAAAGTTGGACGGATGAAAGTCATCGCTGGTGCGCTGCTGGTTACAGCCGTAGCTGTTATGACACTTAGTCTGGTTCCACTAACCTTCGGGATTTTCTTCGCCTGTGTAGCGGCCGTTGCATTCTGCTTCGGTGGTAATATTACGGTATTCCCGGCGATTGTAGCCGATTACTTCGGACTGAAAAATCAGAGCAAAAACTATGGCGTGATCTATCAGGGATTTGGATTTGGTGCTTTGGCCGGATCGTTTATTAGCGCCCTCTTGGGTGGATTCCATCTTACCTTCATCGTGATTGCCGTACTCTGTGCAGTCTCGCTGTTGCTCGCATTGATCATCACCCCTCCAGGTCAAGGTCGTCGTGCACGTCAACGTGAAAAACAGATGAACCTGAAGCCTTCATCACGGGCAAGCTAACAACATGCACCGGAAGTACGGAATACGCAACAGAGAATATATTTTCATCTTATAAAGCACATTATAAAAAACAAAGTAAGCAAAGCGGTCTCCAGAAGAGGCCGCTTTTTGGTATCTTCTACCGTACCAGACATCGGTTAGATATTACGATTAGACCATCTGGCTGCCTGCGAGCATGGTGCCTAATGTGCATTCCATCATTCGCTTCTGTTATACTCTAGGTGAATTCAACAACACCAAGACCAAGTTATGTACCCCAGAGGAGGCATATCATGAAATTCATTAAATACACACAACCTGATTTTGATGATTATTATGCATTGGTTTCCAATACGGACGTGATGAAACAGATTACAGAACGTGCAATACCGGAGCAAGAGGCGAGAACGCAATTCGAGTCCATGCTGGATTTCAATGAACGTTCCACTTGTGGACATTACCGGGTATTTAGCGAAGATGGTGACGGTGTGGCGTATGCCAAATTGATTCCGGATGAGGCAGACCCGAACCGAGCTGAAATAGGTTACATGATCCTGCCTGAACACTGGGGCAAAGGACAGGGGACATCCATAGCGTCGCGGTTGATTATTCAGGCCCAAGCCGCGGGAATTGGATCGCTCTATGCAGTTATTGACCCGTCTAACGTCGCTTCCCGTCAGATCTTAACCAGACAGAACTTTGTGTCCACCTGGACTGGCGATTACGAGGGGCTTCCTGGTGAGATTTTGGAGTTAAATCTTCAAATGAAGCGATAAAGGGGCAGTCTTAGGGTAATCAGATCATATAGGGCATCTTGCATGATGCGGATGAACCCATGCTCATCCTGATGCATGAGTTCACTCATGCGGATCTCATGTAAGATGCTTATATAGAGATATGGAGGAGATGACATATGAGCAATTCATTAACCATGGAACGTCTGCATGCGTTACTGCCGGAATGGCTGGAAACCAGTCGGTTGCACACCGGTCAGGGTAAGGTGGCCTCTTATATTCCGGAGCTTGTCAAAGCCTCTCAGGATGAACTCGGTATACATATCATGGACGCTGAAGGGAACCATGTGTCCGCAGGGGATTGCGGTGTTCCATTTACGATGCAAAGTATCTCCAAAGTATTTACCCTCATTCTGGCCTTAATGGACCATGGGGAAGAAGCAGTTTTCTTTAATGTAGGAAAAGAACCTACAGGCGACGATTACGATTCGATGATCAAGCTGGAATTGGTTGAACCTGGCATTCCGTTTAATCCATTGATCAACGCAGGTGCAATTACGGTGTCCTCCCTTATTGGAGGAGACTGCAAGGAAGAGAAATCACGCCGAATTCTGGAGTTTTTCCGCAAGCTGGCACATAATAATCAATTGGGATACAACGAAGAGGTATTTCAGTCCGAATCGGAGAGCGGTCACCTGAATCGCTCACTTGGTTATTTCCTGAAGCATAATGGTGTGATCAAGGATGACGTGGAGGATGTACTTGCCGTGTATTTCCGTCATTGCTCCATTGAAGTTACCTGTGCTGATCTGGCACGAATGTCACTCGTTCTGGCTTATGATGGAACAGACCCAATTACGGGCAACGAACTCATTCCTCGTCGGGATGTACAATGCGTCAGGCGAATTTGCCATTGAGGTGGGATTGCCCGCGAAGAGTGGTGTGTCCGGAGGCATTTTGACCCTTGTACCAGGACAATTCGGCATAGGTCTGGTTGGCCCGGCTCTGAATCGCAAAGGCAACAGTATTGCCGGCGTGCATCTGCTTGAACGTCTGTCCAAGGAATTCGACTGGAGCTTTTTCTAAAAAGTTTCCTGAAAAAAATAGAAGAACCCTTATAGGCAGCCGATGAATCACGTATCTGATATTTTGCTTCTTTTGAACGAAGTGAATGGTCCGGATCGGATTTGTCGGCTGTTTTTGCTATTCATCAGGATGTGTAGGAAGGCAGTCCTGCATGGTAACGAACAGGCTGCATCTATCATGGAACATTCAAAACAACGAGACAACTATAACAGTCAGTCATCCTTTTAGTCATTGGCTAGGGCAACATCTGTAATGAGGTTCATCTGAATATCCCGGGAACCACCTTCCATCAATAGTCTGAGGGTACGGCCGGGACGGTCCAGTCGAAGCACCTGCCCTGTGTAACGAATGTCGTCAAGTTCGTGAAACACGGAGATGGTGACTTTATCTCCAAGCATCATTGAGTTGCTGAGCAAACGGGACATTTCTTCGGCGGCCTGGGCATCCAGTGAGGGTCGGGTA
Protein-coding sequences here:
- a CDS encoding DegV family protein, translated to MSHKVAIVTDSTADIPEELIRKYGIHIVPLRVLFGEETYADGVDLTSEQFYEKLKKVSVLPTTSQPSPTDFMNVYQALLDENPERPIVSIHLSSGMSGTYQSAMLGKSLLEREGDITVLDSKSASYGYGLMVVQAAELAEQGKSAVEIAAAIEGMQQSRKLFFLVDTLEYLQKGGRIGKASAILGTLLNIKPILSIDEEGVIYAVEKVRGHKKAMARIIELFQKDLAGKRVNLAVGHTADPGSAIACAEQLRGHFTLNEVIYTNIGAVIGSHVGPGVIAIFMWPVPE
- a CDS encoding stage VI sporulation protein F, with product MGYQQYGISPQLVERIKLKMKNPAVKERIKKLIDGVTKSDLQDKAKVRRLVKSSAVIMNENFSAAQEEQFVAFVLAQKIDPNNTFHLIKLWGMFR
- a CDS encoding sensor histidine kinase; its protein translation is MFTMLLGLFERAALLIIFLFFLSRVPRFRQILQKGKLRWQESIAVTLLFCAFAIFGTYTGINVEGSLVNVRIIAVLSGGILFGAPVGIITGIVSGVHRYLIDMDGITAIPCLITSILAGLVSGYIHKYTPKSKRWIIGIGAGMICEALTMLLILLFSYPDPLGADIVSKIALPMILGEVNIGLIVLLVQSVEGEKEMIAARQAKLALEIANKTLPYFRSIDEDSLRKICRIIQEDIQADAVAITDTRNVLAYVGFGEERYHIGNEIISEMTKKTISSGEITISNDVIDEKTPDIHSLLIIPLKERGDITGALKIYYRKAYKITYPLQTMAVGLSQIISTQMEVSRVEEIKAAANKAELRALQTTIHPHFLFNALNAIASSIRTKPDRARELIVNLSGYMRYNLELSDELIDIHKELEQVRNYVEIEKARFGSWLNVIYEIDEVAVHIPSLVIQPLVENAIIHGILKVKGPGTVRIRVQDYPEFVRISVSDTGAGISADIIERVYHDRMPGNQIGLYNVHRRVKLIYGQGVTITRLEQGTDILFDVPKGDVVTR
- a CDS encoding LytTR family DNA-binding domain-containing protein, with product MRALIVEDEILASEELNYLIQEHSQIEVVDRLEDGLDVLKFLQEQEVDVIFLDINIPSLDGMMLAHHIGKFAAKPYIVFTTAYKEHAAEAFELEAFDYILKPYDEKRIAAMLHKLEMAFKRDHTPTESHVQDGPSLTADGSAVVQGELVRDMNSHTDRRINLLRNDNIIVTDTADIYYAEAQEKVTKVYTKNGEFTMPVSISDFHSRLPQDTFFRCHRSYVVNLSQIREIVPWFNNTYLLRLRDLEAEVPVSRGKVKEFRQLMRI
- a CDS encoding OFA family MFS transporter, with the protein product MNRWLIVLGTIIVQMGLGTIYTWSLFNQPLSDRFGWDVSSVAITFSITSFALAFATLFAGRLQERWGLQRLIRVAGVVLGLGLILSSQVSSLTLLYILAGFVVGFADGTAYITSLSNLIKWFPERKGLISGISVGAFGTGSLLFKYVNSALIGAVGPAQAFMYWGIIVLVLVVAGSFLIREAIIREQAPASKEGSKQVVARRDYTVKEMLRTKEAYMLFVIFFTACMSGLYLIGIVKDIGVQLAGLDVATAANAVAMVAIFNTAGRIILGALSDKVGRMKVIAGALLVTAVAVMTLSLVPLTFGIFFACVAAVAFCFGGNITVFPAIVADYFGLKNQSKNYGVIYQGFGFGALAGSFISALLGGFHLTFIVIAVLCAVSLLLALIITPPGQGRRARQREKQMNLKPSSRAS
- a CDS encoding GNAT family N-acetyltransferase, translating into MKFIKYTQPDFDDYYALVSNTDVMKQITERAIPEQEARTQFESMLDFNERSTCGHYRVFSEDGDGVAYAKLIPDEADPNRAEIGYMILPEHWGKGQGTSIASRLIIQAQAAGIGSLYAVIDPSNVASRQILTRQNFVSTWTGDYEGLPGEILELNLQMKR
- a CDS encoding YolD-like family protein, which translates into the protein MSKKLQQNGIFESSRMMLPEHREAYILHQEQLAPRTRPSLDAQAAEEMSRLLSNSMMLGDKVTISVFHELDDIRYTGQVLRLDRPGRTLRLLMEGGSRDIQMNLITDVALAND